The following coding sequences are from one Rutidosis leptorrhynchoides isolate AG116_Rl617_1_P2 chromosome 11, CSIRO_AGI_Rlap_v1, whole genome shotgun sequence window:
- the LOC139875800 gene encoding zinc finger BED domain-containing protein RICESLEEPER 3-like gives MHNRIIKFNPIDGQTEDDICRYLLECIHGWGIKNVIMMRADNASSIDKALEYLIRKLPNLYDGGKHFPVRCMAHILNLIVKDGLKEHNYHVDCVTNAIRYIRLSSQRISKFKKCMQYLGKRFLCGDCATRRNSTHDMLKIVVELKEVFFAYDFVDDNYVHDFARIPT, from the coding sequence ATGCATAACCGAATTATTAAGTTTAACCCCATTGATGGTCAAACGGAAGATGATATCTGCCGTTATTTGTTAGAGTGTATACATGGTTGGGGGATAAAAAATGTTATAATGATGAGAGCTGACAATGCTTCTAGTATTGACAAGGCACTGGAGTACTTGATTAGAAAGTTGCCTAATTTGTACGACGGTGGGAAGCATTTTCCTGTTAGATGTATGGCTCATATCTTAAACCTTATTGTGAAAGATGGTTTAAAAGAGCATAACTATCATGTTGATTGTGTGACAAATGCAATTAGGTATATTCGACTCTCATCACAAAGAATCTCCAAATTTAAAAAGTGTATGCAATATTTGGGTAAGAGATTTTTGTGTGGTGATTGTGCTACCAGAAGAAATTCCACTCATGACATGTTAAAAATTGTAGTTGAGTTAAAAGAGGTATTTTTTGCTTATGACTTTGTGGATGATAACTATGTTCACGATTTTGCAAGAATCCCTACCTGA